The following proteins come from a genomic window of Micromonospora echinofusca:
- a CDS encoding D-sedoheptulose-7-phosphate isomerase, with protein sequence MASGTPLDAHLTNLAAALVPFRRHESLLSRWGTALARRLVDGGRLLVAGNGGSAAEAQHLTAELVGKLREDRQPLSAIALHAETSAMTAIGNDYGYDEVFARQVRAHGRDGDILLLLSTSGSSANLLAAARAGRDSGLTCWALTGPAPNPLAELCHDVLAVGSADSQVVQELHLVTSHLLCEYVERELPVALAAPGAPVRTGVEVVLDGGAGQQAQGVMRGEA encoded by the coding sequence ATGGCGTCGGGCACCCCGCTGGACGCGCACCTGACGAACCTGGCGGCGGCGCTGGTGCCCTTCCGGCGGCACGAGTCGCTGCTGTCCCGGTGGGGGACGGCGCTCGCCCGCCGGCTGGTCGACGGCGGCCGGCTGCTGGTGGCCGGCAACGGGGGCAGCGCCGCCGAGGCCCAGCACCTCACCGCCGAGCTGGTCGGGAAGCTGCGTGAGGACCGTCAGCCCCTGTCCGCCATCGCCCTGCACGCCGAGACCTCCGCGATGACGGCCATCGGCAACGACTACGGCTACGACGAGGTCTTCGCCCGTCAGGTACGCGCCCACGGCCGCGACGGCGACATCCTGCTGCTGCTGTCGACCAGCGGCAGCAGCGCCAACCTGCTCGCCGCGGCGCGCGCCGGGCGCGACAGCGGGCTCACCTGCTGGGCCCTGACCGGCCCCGCCCCCAACCCGCTGGCGGAGCTGTGCCACGACGTGCTCGCCGTCGGCTCGGCCGACAGCCAGGTCGTGCAGGAGCTTCATCTCGTGACCAGCCACCTCCTCTGCGAGTACGTGGAGCGGGAGCTGCCGGTGGCGCTGGCCGCGCCCGGGGCGCCCGTACGGACCGGGGTCGAGGTGGTGCTCGACGGCGGTGCAGGTCAGCAGGCCCAGGGCGTGATGAGGGGGGAAGCGTGA
- a CDS encoding glycosyltransferase: MRIAMISEHASPLAILGGEDAGGQNTHVAELSAALAAAGHDVRVYTRRDAVDLPVTVRSADGYDVVHVPAGPAEPVAKDALLPHMKEFSRWLVERWRGGDWMPEVVHAHFWMSGLAALAASRQTGVPVVQTYHALGVVKRRHQGVQDTSPARRIGYERELGRAVDRIIAQCRDEVGELVRMGVPRSRMTVVPSGVNLGTFAPLGPTAERKDGRPRILTVGRLVERKGFQTVVRAMAYVPEAECVVVGGPPAGLLETDPYARRLRALAVSCGVADRVRLVGAVPREEMGRWYRSADVLVAAPWYEPFGLTPLEAMACGVPVVGTAVGGIKDTVVGGVTGDLVPARDPRALGAAIQGLIDDRIRRFAYAAAARERARRRYSWAATAERLVEVYGDVAALRRPTRVVA, from the coding sequence ATGCGCATCGCGATGATCTCGGAGCACGCCAGCCCGCTCGCCATCCTGGGCGGCGAGGACGCCGGCGGTCAGAACACGCATGTCGCCGAGCTCTCCGCCGCCCTCGCGGCCGCCGGACACGACGTGCGGGTCTACACCCGCCGCGACGCCGTGGACCTGCCGGTGACCGTACGCAGCGCCGACGGCTACGACGTGGTGCACGTACCGGCGGGGCCGGCCGAGCCGGTCGCCAAGGACGCCCTGCTGCCGCACATGAAGGAGTTCAGCCGCTGGCTGGTCGAGCGGTGGCGGGGCGGGGACTGGATGCCCGAGGTGGTCCACGCGCACTTCTGGATGAGCGGCCTCGCCGCCCTGGCCGCCAGCCGGCAGACCGGGGTGCCGGTCGTGCAGACGTACCATGCCCTCGGGGTGGTCAAGCGGCGGCACCAGGGCGTGCAGGACACCAGCCCGGCCAGGCGGATCGGCTACGAGCGGGAGCTGGGCCGGGCCGTCGACCGGATCATCGCCCAGTGCCGCGACGAGGTCGGTGAGCTGGTCCGGATGGGCGTGCCCCGGTCCCGGATGACGGTCGTGCCGTCCGGGGTGAACCTGGGCACGTTCGCCCCGCTCGGGCCGACCGCCGAGCGGAAGGACGGCCGGCCGCGCATCCTGACCGTCGGCCGCCTGGTCGAACGCAAGGGCTTCCAGACCGTCGTGCGGGCCATGGCGTACGTGCCGGAGGCCGAGTGCGTGGTGGTCGGCGGCCCGCCCGCCGGCCTGCTGGAGACCGACCCGTACGCCCGCCGGCTGCGCGCCCTCGCGGTCAGCTGCGGGGTGGCCGACCGGGTGCGGCTGGTCGGCGCGGTGCCCCGCGAGGAGATGGGCCGCTGGTACCGCTCGGCGGACGTCCTGGTGGCCGCCCCCTGGTACGAGCCGTTCGGCCTCACCCCGCTGGAGGCGATGGCGTGCGGCGTGCCCGTGGTGGGCACCGCCGTCGGCGGGATCAAGGACACCGTGGTCGGGGGCGTCACCGGCGACCTGGTGCCGGCCCGCGACCCGCGTGCGCTGGGCGCCGCGATCCAGGGGCTGATCGACGACCGGATCCGTCGCTTCGCGTACGCGGCGGCGGCACGGGAACGGGCCCGGCGGCGGTACTCCTGGGCGGCCACCGCGGAGCGGCTGGTGGAGGTCTACGGCGACGTGGCGGCCCTGCGCCGGCCGACCCGGGTGGTGGCCTGA
- a CDS encoding glycosyltransferase encodes MNLLLWHVHGSWTTSFVHGKHRYLVPVTPDRGPYGLGRARTYPWPDTVVEVTPEQLRTADVDLVVLQRPEELDLAERWLGRRPGRDVPAVYVEHNTPKDGDVPNSRHPMADRDDLLVAHVTGFNELFWDTGATRTTVVDHGIVTPAVEYTGELDRLAVVINEPVRRWRVTGTDLLPRFAEIAPLDVFGMKVAGLAEHLGLPADRLVSHDDVPQHRMHVELGRRRAYLHLCRWTSLGLSLIEAMSMGMPVVALAATEAAMAVPPGAGALSTRLDTLLDAARRFIDEPAQARRAGERARLAARDRYGLDRFLADWDRLLEEEVCASR; translated from the coding sequence ATGAACCTGCTGCTCTGGCACGTGCACGGCTCCTGGACCACGTCGTTCGTGCACGGCAAGCACCGGTACCTGGTGCCCGTCACCCCGGACCGCGGCCCGTACGGGCTCGGCCGGGCCCGCACCTACCCGTGGCCCGACACGGTCGTCGAGGTGACTCCCGAGCAGTTGCGCACCGCCGACGTCGACCTGGTCGTCCTGCAACGCCCCGAGGAGCTCGACCTCGCCGAGCGGTGGCTCGGGCGCCGGCCCGGCCGCGACGTCCCCGCCGTCTACGTCGAGCACAACACGCCCAAGGACGGCGACGTGCCCAACAGCCGGCACCCCATGGCCGACCGCGACGACCTGCTCGTCGCCCACGTCACCGGGTTCAACGAGCTGTTCTGGGACACCGGCGCCACCCGTACCACGGTGGTCGACCACGGCATCGTCACCCCGGCCGTGGAGTACACGGGCGAACTCGACCGGCTCGCGGTGGTGATCAACGAGCCGGTACGCCGCTGGCGGGTCACGGGCACCGACCTGCTGCCCCGCTTCGCCGAGATCGCCCCGCTGGACGTCTTCGGCATGAAGGTCGCCGGGCTGGCCGAGCACCTGGGCCTGCCCGCCGACCGGTTGGTCAGCCACGACGACGTGCCCCAGCACCGGATGCACGTCGAGCTGGGGCGGCGGCGGGCGTACCTGCACCTGTGCCGGTGGACCTCGCTGGGGCTGAGCCTCATCGAGGCGATGTCGATGGGGATGCCGGTGGTGGCCCTGGCCGCCACGGAGGCGGCGATGGCGGTGCCACCAGGGGCGGGCGCCCTGTCGACCCGGCTCGACACCCTGCTCGACGCCGCCCGCCGGTTCATCGACGAGCCGGCGCAGGCGCGCCGGGCGGGGGAGCGGGCCCGCCTCGCCGCCCGGGACCGCTACGGCCTCGACCGTTTCCTCGCCGACTGGGACCGGCTGCTGGAGGAGGAAGTATGCGCATCGCGATGA
- a CDS encoding HAD-IIIA family hydrolase: MLLDRDGTLIEDVPYNGDPDKVRPMPGARDALDRLRAAGLRLAVVTNQSGLARGLFTEAQMRAVHARVEQLLGPFDAWAVCPHDDGDGCGCRKPAPGLVYAAAQQLGTVPARCVLVGDIGRDMTAASAAGASGILVPTPVTRPREVAAAPQVAPDLPAAVAEILRRQAAVDPATYGHVDAPRVQTVLVVRADSAGDVLVTGPGIRAVAAGARRVVLLCGPRGRAAAELLPGVDEIVEHRLPWIDPAPDPVDPADMRRLVDRLAAVGADEAVVFTSFHQSPLPLALLLRLAGIHRVSAISDDYPGSLLDVRHRVPPGVPEAERALSLAAAAGFAPAEPDGPAPRLRPVPAPPPEVGAPGYVVLHPGSAAQARGCPPELAARIARALASAGHRVVVTGGPDERELTAWVAGDVAVDLGGRTTLAGLAATVAGAGAVVVGNTGPAHLAAAHGVPVVSLFAPTVPFGQWGPWRVPTVRLGDAEAPCRDTRAARCPVPGHPCLSGLEPDQVLDALRLLGVGPPARPAPRAADRAAGVPAGTSTGGSGR; this comes from the coding sequence GTGCTGTTGGACCGCGACGGCACGCTCATCGAGGACGTGCCGTACAACGGCGATCCCGACAAGGTGCGGCCGATGCCCGGGGCACGGGACGCCCTGGACCGGTTGCGCGCGGCGGGCCTGCGGCTGGCGGTGGTGACGAACCAGTCCGGCCTGGCCCGAGGGCTGTTCACCGAGGCGCAGATGCGGGCGGTGCACGCCCGGGTGGAGCAGTTGCTGGGACCGTTCGACGCCTGGGCGGTGTGTCCCCACGACGACGGCGACGGATGCGGATGCCGCAAGCCGGCCCCGGGACTGGTGTACGCGGCGGCGCAGCAGCTGGGCACCGTGCCGGCGCGGTGCGTGCTGGTGGGGGACATCGGGCGGGACATGACCGCCGCCTCGGCCGCGGGGGCCTCGGGGATCCTGGTGCCCACGCCGGTGACCCGCCCTCGGGAGGTGGCCGCCGCGCCGCAGGTCGCGCCCGACCTGCCGGCGGCCGTGGCGGAGATCCTCCGCCGCCAGGCGGCGGTCGACCCGGCCACCTACGGGCACGTCGACGCGCCGCGGGTGCAGACGGTGCTGGTGGTACGCGCCGACTCGGCGGGGGACGTCCTGGTCACCGGCCCGGGCATCCGCGCGGTGGCGGCCGGCGCCCGGCGCGTGGTGCTGCTGTGCGGGCCACGGGGGCGGGCCGCGGCGGAACTGCTGCCCGGCGTCGACGAGATCGTCGAACACCGGCTGCCCTGGATCGACCCCGCGCCCGACCCGGTCGACCCCGCCGACATGCGCCGGCTCGTCGACCGGCTCGCCGCCGTGGGCGCCGACGAGGCGGTCGTCTTCACCAGCTTCCACCAGTCGCCCCTGCCCCTGGCCCTGCTGCTGCGCCTGGCCGGGATCCACCGGGTCAGCGCCATCAGCGACGACTACCCGGGCAGCCTGCTCGACGTGCGGCACCGGGTGCCGCCCGGCGTACCGGAAGCGGAGCGGGCGTTGTCGCTCGCCGCCGCCGCCGGCTTCGCCCCCGCCGAGCCCGACGGACCCGCGCCCCGCCTGCGTCCGGTGCCGGCGCCGCCGCCGGAGGTCGGCGCGCCGGGCTACGTGGTGCTGCACCCCGGCTCGGCGGCGCAGGCCCGGGGCTGCCCGCCCGAGCTGGCCGCGCGGATCGCCCGCGCCCTGGCGTCCGCCGGCCACCGGGTGGTGGTCACCGGCGGCCCCGACGAGCGGGAGCTGACCGCGTGGGTGGCCGGCGACGTCGCCGTCGACCTGGGCGGGCGTACCACGCTCGCCGGGCTGGCCGCGACGGTCGCCGGCGCCGGCGCGGTCGTGGTCGGCAACACCGGCCCCGCCCACCTCGCCGCCGCCCACGGCGTGCCGGTGGTCAGTCTCTTCGCCCCCACGGTCCCGTTCGGACAGTGGGGGCCGTGGCGGGTGCCCACGGTGCGGCTCGGCGACGCGGAGGCGCCCTGCCGCGACACCCGCGCGGCGCGTTGCCCGGTGCCCGGACACCCCTGCCTCAGCGGCCTCGAACCCGACCAGGTCCTCGACGCGCTGCGGCTGCTCGGGGTGGGCCCACCGGCCCGACCCGCGCCGAGGGCCGCCGACCGGGCGGCCGGCGTGCCGGCGGGGACCAGCACCGGCGGGAGCGGCCGATGA
- a CDS encoding SRPBCC family protein produces MIEAAPEQVWAVLADGWTYSDWVVGTAHVRDVDDAWPRVGSQLHHKAGPWPFSLHDSSTVLTCEPQRRLVIRAGLWPAGEAIVVFTLEAAGTGATRVRLGEDFAAGPLRWVRNKVNDLVLHQRNKETLTRLADIAMRQKGDA; encoded by the coding sequence GTGATCGAGGCTGCCCCGGAGCAGGTCTGGGCGGTGCTGGCGGACGGGTGGACGTACAGCGACTGGGTCGTGGGCACCGCGCACGTACGCGACGTCGACGACGCCTGGCCCCGGGTGGGCAGCCAGCTGCACCACAAGGCCGGGCCGTGGCCGTTCTCGCTGCACGACTCGTCGACGGTGCTGACCTGCGAACCGCAGCGCCGGCTGGTCATCCGCGCCGGGCTCTGGCCGGCCGGGGAGGCCATCGTGGTGTTCACCCTCGAAGCGGCCGGCACGGGCGCGACCCGGGTGCGCCTCGGCGAGGACTTCGCCGCCGGCCCGCTGCGCTGGGTGCGCAACAAGGTCAACGACCTGGTGCTGCACCAGCGCAACAAGGAGACCCTCACCAGGCTGGCCGACATCGCGATGCGACAGAAGGGCGACGCATGA
- a CDS encoding SDR family oxidoreductase yields the protein MTQTVVITGASAGVGRAVARRYAERGARLALLARGGAGLAAAERDCRELGASDVRTYRVDVADAGAVQQAADDVAHRFGGIDVWVNNAMVSVFAPAWEIPATEFRRVTEVNYLGTVHGTLAALRHMRARGRGAIVQVGSALAYRGIPLQSAYCASKHAVQGFNDSLRAELLHDCPGVKLSMVQLPAINTPQFSWVRTRLPRHPQPVPPIFAPDVAARAIVWAAEHGPRELNVGGPTWRARLGDILAPGLLDRKLARDGYDSQQTETPIDPAAWRDNLDSPGDDERDRGAEGVFTDRARGRSAALWVGTHKPAVSGIAVAGLTVALTALARRLR from the coding sequence ATGACGCAGACCGTCGTCATCACGGGGGCGAGCGCCGGCGTGGGACGGGCCGTCGCCCGCCGCTACGCCGAGCGCGGCGCCCGGCTCGCGCTGCTCGCCCGGGGCGGGGCCGGGCTGGCCGCCGCCGAGCGCGACTGCCGGGAGCTGGGCGCCTCGGACGTACGCACGTACCGGGTGGACGTGGCCGACGCCGGCGCGGTGCAGCAGGCCGCCGACGACGTGGCGCACCGCTTCGGCGGCATCGACGTATGGGTGAACAACGCGATGGTCTCGGTCTTCGCCCCGGCGTGGGAGATCCCGGCCACCGAGTTCCGCCGGGTCACCGAGGTCAACTACCTCGGTACCGTGCACGGCACCCTCGCGGCGCTGCGGCACATGCGGGCCCGTGGCCGGGGCGCGATCGTGCAGGTGGGCTCCGCCCTGGCCTACCGTGGGATCCCGTTGCAGTCGGCGTACTGCGCGAGCAAGCACGCCGTCCAGGGCTTCAACGACTCGCTGCGGGCGGAACTGCTGCACGACTGCCCCGGGGTGAAGCTGTCGATGGTGCAACTGCCCGCGATCAACACCCCGCAGTTCTCCTGGGTACGCACCCGGCTGCCCCGGCACCCCCAGCCCGTACCACCGATCTTCGCGCCCGACGTGGCCGCCAGGGCGATCGTCTGGGCGGCCGAGCACGGGCCGCGCGAGCTGAACGTGGGTGGCCCGACCTGGCGGGCCCGGCTCGGCGACATCCTCGCGCCCGGCCTGCTCGACCGGAAGCTGGCGCGCGACGGCTACGACAGTCAGCAGACCGAGACCCCGATCGACCCGGCCGCCTGGCGGGACAACCTGGACAGCCCGGGCGACGACGAACGGGACCGGGGTGCGGAGGGCGTCTTCACCGACCGGGCCCGCGGCCGCTCGGCCGCCCTGTGGGTCGGTACGCACAAGCCGGCCGTCTCCGGCATCGCCGTGGCCGGGTTGACGGTGGCCCTCACCGCGCTCGCCCGACGCCTCCGCTGA
- a CDS encoding polyprenol monophosphomannose synthase — MIEPVQLPVPWRDARLTVVVPTYNEAGNLPVLVERLLALPLPGLKILVADDNSPDGTGEVADKLAIEHPDRVEVVHRAGKEGLGRAYVDGIGRALDGGAEYVAQMDADLSHPPEALPGMLGALLSTQAGVVIGSRYVPGGELDENWPLYRRALSGWANLYVHTLLRVRIRDLTAGFKIWRADALRDIGLERVQSNGYSFQVEMHYLATKLGHTILEVPIRFEERRDGASKMTTATKIESALMPFKLRSKHRNIEP; from the coding sequence ATGATCGAACCCGTGCAGTTGCCCGTGCCGTGGCGGGACGCACGCCTGACCGTCGTGGTTCCCACCTACAACGAGGCGGGCAACCTCCCGGTGCTGGTCGAGCGGCTGCTGGCCCTGCCGCTGCCGGGCCTGAAGATCCTGGTCGCCGACGACAACTCGCCGGACGGCACGGGTGAGGTGGCCGACAAGCTGGCCATCGAGCACCCCGACCGGGTCGAGGTCGTGCACCGGGCCGGCAAGGAGGGCCTGGGCCGGGCGTACGTGGACGGCATCGGGCGTGCCCTCGACGGCGGCGCCGAGTACGTGGCGCAGATGGACGCCGACCTGTCGCACCCGCCGGAGGCGCTGCCGGGCATGCTCGGCGCGCTGCTCTCCACCCAGGCCGGCGTGGTGATCGGCTCCCGCTACGTACCCGGCGGCGAGCTGGACGAGAACTGGCCGCTGTACCGACGGGCGCTCAGCGGCTGGGCCAACCTGTACGTGCACACGCTGCTGCGGGTCCGGATCCGCGACCTCACCGCCGGCTTCAAGATCTGGCGGGCGGACGCGCTGCGCGACATCGGCCTGGAGCGGGTGCAGTCCAACGGCTACAGCTTCCAGGTGGAGATGCACTACCTGGCCACCAAGCTGGGGCACACCATCCTGGAGGTGCCGATCCGCTTCGAGGAGCGGCGCGACGGCGCCTCCAAGATGACCACCGCAACCAAGATCGAGAGCGCGCTGATGCCGTTCAAGCTGCGCAGCAAGCACCGCAACATCGAACCCTGA